From a single Planctellipticum variicoloris genomic region:
- a CDS encoding GNAT family N-acetyltransferase, protein MSATAGSIEVRQMFATDLQRGFLDCLAAFSALQLTEDEAIGVFQHRLRARISTFVALENDRVIGTASLFIEPKFLHNGGLVGHIEDVAVHPDLQGRGIGGMIVRHLIEISRQHGCYKVILDCAETLIPYYEKLGFRQWASGMRMDLPVEKSAGH, encoded by the coding sequence ATGTCCGCAACCGCCGGTTCGATCGAAGTTCGGCAGATGTTCGCCACCGACCTGCAGCGGGGCTTCCTCGACTGCCTGGCGGCGTTTTCCGCGCTGCAGTTGACCGAGGACGAGGCGATCGGCGTCTTTCAGCATCGGTTGCGGGCACGAATTTCGACGTTTGTCGCCCTGGAAAATGATCGGGTGATCGGAACTGCATCGCTGTTTATCGAGCCCAAGTTCCTGCACAACGGCGGTCTGGTCGGGCACATTGAGGATGTCGCCGTGCATCCGGATCTGCAGGGGCGGGGCATCGGCGGGATGATCGTCCGGCATCTGATCGAGATCAGCCGTCAGCACGGCTGTTATAAGGTGATTCTGGATTGCGCGGAGACGCTGATTCCGTATTACGAGAAGCTGGGGTTTCGCCAGTGGGCGAGCGGCATGCGGATGGATTTGCCAGTGGAAAAATCGGCGGGGCATTGA
- a CDS encoding BON domain-containing protein codes for MRTKMLLAVLAGFLFVAEQSVWAQATPAPRGSTGSATSLGVGSNMFGTASGGGAGGGMGASGFGSSFGSAGGQSGFGQSGFGQGGGQSGFGQAGQAGAGNNSFLGANTSGSFIGRATQGQTGNFNGGNQNRGGSNRGGGGQNQNLLNLLTGGGGNQGGQTSTAPAIRPRQRVAFDFPKPSPTRIQASYQKQLTGISRRYPQFQNIDLAPGADGEVVLTGTVPTARDARLAANLARLEPGVRTVRNELQFPPETATE; via the coding sequence ATGCGCACCAAAATGCTGCTTGCAGTTCTTGCCGGGTTTCTGTTCGTTGCTGAGCAGTCCGTGTGGGCGCAGGCGACGCCTGCGCCTCGGGGCTCGACCGGATCGGCCACCAGCCTGGGGGTCGGTTCCAACATGTTCGGCACTGCCTCCGGCGGCGGCGCAGGCGGCGGGATGGGAGCGAGCGGTTTCGGATCGTCGTTTGGATCCGCGGGCGGGCAATCGGGGTTTGGCCAGTCCGGATTCGGACAGGGGGGCGGTCAAAGCGGATTTGGACAGGCGGGTCAGGCGGGCGCCGGGAATAATTCCTTTCTCGGGGCGAATACGTCGGGCAGCTTCATCGGCCGAGCGACCCAGGGGCAAACGGGCAATTTCAACGGAGGCAATCAGAACCGCGGGGGCAGCAACCGGGGCGGTGGCGGGCAGAATCAGAATCTGCTGAATCTGCTGACGGGAGGGGGGGGAAACCAGGGAGGTCAGACGTCGACTGCACCGGCGATTCGTCCGCGTCAGAGAGTGGCTTTCGACTTTCCGAAGCCCTCTCCAACGAGAATTCAGGCTTCCTATCAGAAGCAACTGACCGGCATTTCCCGCCGATATCCGCAATTCCAGAACATCGATCTGGCTCCAGGGGCTGATGGCGAAGTCGTGCTGACCGGAACTGTCCCCACAGCTCGAGACGCCCGGCTGGCGGCGAATCTGGCCCGCCTGGAACCGGGGGTCAGGACGGTCCGCAACGAACTGCAGTTCCCTCCGGAAACCGCGACGGAATAG
- a CDS encoding AAA family ATPase, with the protein MTSSDISESEQDLAAIERLRTAHRQITGQLGRVIVGQTVVIEQMLIAMLAGGHALLVGVPGLAKTLMVRTLADTLDLTFNRIQFTPDLMPADITGTEVIQEDKSTGQRDFKFLPGPVFSNVLLADEINRTPPKTQAALLEAMQERQVTAGGQRHSLPDPFFVLATQNPIEQEGTYPLPEAQLDRFMFQILVNYPSEDEEFQIIRQTTGGVPPTLDRVLTCDQWRELQRLVRRVPASDSVVRYAMQLARLTRRQEGAPDFVQKYVSWGAGPRAGQYLVLGAKARAILQGRPAAATEDVRAIAAPVLRHRLITNFNAEADGVGPDDIVGRLLELASEHPQPGGYLPKVFKA; encoded by the coding sequence GTGACCAGTTCCGACATTTCCGAATCCGAACAGGACCTGGCGGCGATCGAACGGCTCCGGACGGCCCATCGTCAGATTACCGGTCAACTGGGTCGGGTGATCGTCGGTCAGACGGTTGTGATCGAACAGATGCTGATCGCGATGCTTGCCGGCGGACATGCGCTGCTGGTCGGGGTGCCGGGACTGGCCAAGACGTTGATGGTCCGGACGCTCGCCGATACTCTCGATCTGACGTTCAACCGCATCCAGTTCACCCCCGACCTGATGCCCGCCGACATTACCGGGACCGAAGTCATTCAGGAGGACAAGTCGACGGGTCAGCGCGACTTCAAATTTCTCCCCGGGCCGGTCTTCTCGAATGTGCTGCTGGCGGATGAAATCAACCGGACGCCCCCCAAGACCCAGGCGGCGCTGCTGGAAGCGATGCAGGAGCGGCAGGTGACGGCCGGCGGACAACGACATTCGCTTCCCGATCCTTTCTTCGTGCTGGCGACGCAGAATCCTATCGAGCAGGAGGGGACGTATCCGCTGCCCGAAGCTCAGCTCGACCGGTTCATGTTTCAGATCCTTGTCAACTATCCCAGCGAAGACGAAGAGTTTCAGATCATTCGCCAGACGACTGGCGGAGTTCCCCCGACGCTCGATCGCGTTCTGACCTGCGACCAGTGGCGGGAGTTGCAGCGGCTCGTCCGTCGCGTTCCTGCGTCGGACAGCGTCGTCCGCTATGCCATGCAACTCGCCCGGCTGACGCGACGGCAGGAAGGCGCGCCGGATTTCGTGCAGAAGTACGTGAGCTGGGGAGCCGGGCCGCGCGCCGGCCAGTACCTGGTGCTGGGGGCCAAAGCCCGCGCCATCCTGCAGGGCCGCCCCGCCGCCGCAACCGAGGACGTCCGGGCGATTGCGGCCCCCGTCCTGCGTCATCGTCTCATTACGAACTTCAACGCAGAAGCGGACGGAGTGGGACCCGATGACATTGTCGGACGTCTGCTGGAGCTGGCCTCTGAGCATCCTCAGCCCGGTGGGTATCTGCCGAAGGTCTTCAAGGCGTAA
- a CDS encoding protein kinase domain-containing protein produces the protein MNNVSHAHHGVALAEEVLIDSVCDRFEDAWKHGDNPEITRFLATTTAVLRPRLLIELVRLDREYRVKAGQTVELQDYESKFPGDLESLRAIADEFQSAAASPATVQAPRRVFAAKDRVGGLILVNLIGEGGFGDVWMAHDPQLNRDVAVKIGRTGSSRSMPNALLIREAQAIARLNHPGIVHVLATGEEDGIQFIAMDYIAGQNLQDWLKENSLSPEGAARLCLQIASAIDHAHQRQIVHRDLKPANVMIDHAGNPHVTDFGLAKHSYRDSTIGQDGGILGSIAYISPEMAAGRGQQTDARSDIYSLGVILYELLTGAPPFVGDVSQVLRQVAESEPIPVRRRNPLISPDLENICLKAIAKRPADRYASAGEFAADLDRFLAGRPVVARPISLPTRLARWSYRHRFAVFLGTGLFAAGGAAAAFAVGAMNDDRVRVELQTEPAGARLAFIPLDSRSGTPVPENLQQSRSPADIRLKAGEYLVVAALEDGRFHEVFRKVPGPGDVPQPGLLFHKTWTRTPSGTVRLPPIQIPAANIADSMVRITGTENFAAGLPIAPVHFAVPDFDIEPFELTPADYRRLTDLPLPPSAKDLPPDFALPTSWDSAVRIAELLGKRLPDEIEFQYVTTSGGSHTYPWGDRLPADPAGALKAAPVGTPDWDRLPTQPPIYGMCSNLPEWTSTRAPGLLFPDLRPMVIPAGRLDDPLQMGGDLSRKRIAGGAVHLVPTAPTQTFPFPRLSTGWPVTDLKAIRLVRSSRARLTPADFLRRLPVANRAGDGRTY, from the coding sequence ATGAACAATGTCAGTCATGCGCATCACGGCGTGGCGCTTGCCGAGGAAGTGTTGATCGACTCTGTCTGCGACCGTTTCGAGGATGCGTGGAAACACGGAGATAACCCCGAGATCACACGATTCCTGGCGACCACCACCGCGGTCTTGCGCCCCCGTCTCCTGATTGAGCTCGTCCGCCTGGATCGCGAATACCGGGTCAAGGCCGGTCAGACGGTGGAGCTGCAGGACTATGAAAGCAAATTTCCTGGCGATCTGGAGTCACTTCGCGCGATTGCCGATGAGTTTCAGTCTGCTGCGGCGTCACCGGCAACCGTTCAAGCCCCCCGCCGCGTTTTTGCAGCGAAAGACCGGGTTGGCGGGCTGATCCTGGTCAATCTGATCGGGGAAGGCGGATTCGGCGATGTGTGGATGGCTCACGATCCGCAATTGAATCGCGATGTCGCCGTCAAGATCGGGCGCACCGGATCCTCCCGCTCCATGCCGAACGCTCTGCTGATCCGGGAAGCTCAGGCGATCGCCCGCCTGAATCATCCGGGAATCGTGCATGTTCTGGCGACCGGAGAAGAAGACGGCATACAGTTTATCGCGATGGACTATATCGCAGGCCAGAATCTGCAGGACTGGCTCAAAGAGAATTCGCTGTCCCCGGAAGGCGCCGCACGACTCTGCCTGCAGATCGCCAGCGCCATCGATCATGCGCACCAGCGGCAGATCGTGCATCGGGACCTGAAGCCGGCCAACGTGATGATCGATCACGCAGGGAATCCTCACGTCACAGACTTCGGGCTCGCAAAACACTCTTATCGCGACTCCACGATTGGCCAGGACGGTGGGATTCTGGGCTCAATCGCCTACATCAGTCCGGAAATGGCCGCCGGACGAGGCCAGCAGACCGATGCGAGATCCGACATCTATTCCCTCGGAGTCATCCTGTATGAGCTGTTGACCGGCGCACCGCCGTTTGTCGGCGACGTTTCGCAGGTCTTACGGCAGGTGGCGGAGTCAGAACCAATCCCAGTCCGCAGGCGGAATCCCCTGATTTCCCCGGATCTGGAGAACATCTGCCTGAAAGCAATCGCCAAGCGCCCAGCCGACCGATATGCATCGGCGGGCGAGTTCGCGGCCGATCTCGATCGGTTTCTCGCAGGCCGGCCGGTGGTTGCACGACCGATCTCGCTTCCCACGCGCCTGGCCCGCTGGAGCTATCGTCATCGCTTTGCAGTCTTCCTGGGAACCGGTCTGTTCGCCGCCGGCGGCGCGGCGGCGGCGTTTGCAGTCGGGGCGATGAACGATGATCGGGTCCGCGTCGAGCTGCAGACAGAGCCCGCAGGAGCTCGGCTGGCCTTTATTCCGCTGGACTCGCGATCCGGAACTCCCGTTCCCGAAAACCTGCAGCAGTCCCGCTCCCCGGCCGACATCCGCCTGAAAGCCGGTGAGTACCTGGTCGTGGCCGCCCTTGAAGACGGACGGTTCCATGAGGTCTTCCGGAAAGTCCCCGGTCCCGGCGACGTCCCCCAGCCAGGGCTGCTCTTCCACAAAACGTGGACGCGGACCCCTTCGGGGACGGTCCGTCTGCCGCCGATTCAAATTCCGGCGGCGAACATCGCAGACTCCATGGTGCGAATCACCGGCACTGAAAATTTCGCGGCCGGTCTGCCGATCGCCCCGGTGCATTTTGCCGTGCCCGACTTCGATATTGAGCCCTTTGAACTCACTCCCGCCGACTATCGTCGGCTGACCGACCTGCCGCTCCCTCCCTCCGCAAAGGATCTGCCGCCCGATTTCGCCCTGCCGACATCGTGGGACAGCGCCGTTCGGATCGCCGAACTGCTCGGCAAGCGTCTCCCCGACGAGATTGAGTTTCAGTATGTGACAACCTCCGGCGGAAGTCACACGTATCCCTGGGGGGACCGCCTGCCCGCCGATCCCGCCGGGGCTCTCAAGGCGGCTCCCGTGGGGACTCCCGACTGGGACCGATTGCCCACTCAGCCACCGATCTACGGGATGTGTTCCAATCTGCCGGAGTGGACGTCGACTCGGGCGCCGGGACTGTTATTTCCCGACTTGCGGCCGATGGTGATTCCTGCGGGGCGGCTCGATGATCCTCTGCAGATGGGAGGCGATTTGAGCCGCAAGCGGATCGCGGGAGGAGCGGTTCATCTCGTGCCGACGGCGCCCACGCAGACGTTTCCATTTCCGAGACTGTCGACGGGTTGGCCGGTTACGGATTTAAAGGCGATCCGGCTGGTTCGGAGCAGCAGGGCGAGACTGACTCCTGCCGACTTCCTCCGGAGGCTGCCGGTCGCCAACAGGGCCGGCGATGGAAGGACCTATTGA
- a CDS encoding ECF-type sigma factor, whose protein sequence is MATSDSRITSGDSVSTSITLLLNSLRQEDAEAMRQLWDRYFASLAALAEKKIRGTPVRGSDGEDIAASVMESLWNGARKGRFIDVRNRDELWWLLLALTQRKVASHLRSEQAAKRGGGSRRLSLDEPVGRDGGLLKDLIAVPPQESDLIAINDTIQHWVGQIVDPRTREIAVLTLQGSTAEEIAAEVDVAVATVRRKLRVLRQRWAEELDR, encoded by the coding sequence ATGGCGACATCGGACTCCCGGATAACGAGTGGCGACTCGGTATCGACGTCAATCACGCTGCTGCTGAACAGCCTGAGGCAGGAAGATGCCGAGGCGATGCGGCAGCTCTGGGACCGCTATTTCGCCAGCCTGGCGGCCCTGGCCGAGAAAAAAATCCGCGGGACGCCGGTCCGCGGCAGCGACGGCGAAGATATCGCCGCCAGCGTGATGGAAAGTCTGTGGAACGGCGCCCGCAAAGGGAGATTCATCGACGTCCGCAATCGCGACGAACTGTGGTGGCTGCTGCTGGCGCTGACGCAACGCAAAGTGGCCAGCCATTTGCGCAGCGAGCAGGCCGCAAAACGCGGAGGCGGCAGTCGGCGACTCTCGCTGGATGAGCCTGTCGGGAGAGACGGCGGTCTGCTGAAAGATCTGATCGCCGTTCCTCCCCAGGAGTCTGACCTGATCGCCATAAACGATACAATTCAGCACTGGGTGGGACAAATTGTTGATCCCCGGACGCGCGAGATTGCGGTTTTGACATTACAGGGGTCGACGGCCGAGGAGATTGCTGCCGAGGTTGACGTGGCAGTCGCCACGGTTCGCCGAAAACTGAGAGTGCTTCGTCAACGCTGGGCCGAGGAATTGGATCGATGA
- the lepB gene encoding signal peptidase I, with protein MSASAAAAKPTVRAETTGRQIRHQDGLREPVESIFVALILAIIFRAFASEAFIIPTGSMAPTLLGRHKDVCCSQCGVHFTVGASDELDRELQQILIARVRNATCPNCRFTMNVYQEPAFKGDRILVNKFPYEFGEPDRWDVLVFRYPEDPQTNYIKRLVGLPGETVRIQRGDAYARLGEQGEFRILRKNDPSKQRVLQQLVYDDAHPPRQLLEKGWPERWQPLVRKDTPEAVDRWSPDPAGWSREADQRTYSLAAGSELQWLRYQHLIPTSFDWEAVADGQAPHSLPRPSLITDYCGYNSTSGTPNSDPDDHQFWVGDLTLNALIDIQQVNGANAQLVLELVEGARRYRVRIDVPSGTATLTHTDDLAGDGDDREIELSKAATPITGVGKYRVSLANVDDRVCLWIDDRLIPFGEAAEYLPPPDPSPQIADLVPVGIAASGLGVTVGELLLQRDIYYRAESVSNDSTGYSGHDSEVQISARDLNEQLTNPTEWARLYRERSRAAEFDPLAADEYFVMGDNSPRSQDSRLWPNSRDAVNRPAVKRSALLGKAFFIFWPHGVPFLNNGKGYALFNHTTMPRSEVENYPSVTFPFYPQFWRMHRIR; from the coding sequence ATGTCCGCCAGCGCCGCCGCTGCGAAGCCGACTGTCCGCGCCGAAACCACCGGACGCCAGATTCGTCACCAGGACGGACTCCGCGAGCCGGTCGAATCGATTTTTGTCGCCCTGATCCTGGCAATCATATTTCGGGCGTTCGCTTCGGAAGCGTTTATTATTCCGACGGGTTCCATGGCGCCGACGCTGCTGGGGCGGCACAAGGACGTCTGCTGCTCTCAGTGCGGCGTCCATTTCACCGTCGGAGCCAGCGATGAACTGGATCGGGAACTGCAGCAGATTCTGATTGCCCGAGTCCGCAACGCGACCTGCCCGAACTGCCGCTTCACGATGAATGTGTATCAGGAACCGGCCTTCAAGGGGGATCGGATCCTGGTCAATAAGTTTCCCTACGAGTTCGGCGAGCCCGATCGGTGGGATGTCCTGGTTTTCCGATATCCCGAGGACCCCCAGACCAACTACATCAAGCGTCTGGTCGGGCTGCCGGGGGAGACCGTGCGAATTCAGCGGGGAGATGCTTACGCCCGGCTCGGCGAACAGGGGGAATTCCGGATTCTGCGAAAGAACGACCCCTCCAAGCAGCGCGTTCTGCAGCAGCTTGTCTACGACGACGCCCATCCCCCCCGCCAACTCCTGGAAAAGGGTTGGCCGGAGCGCTGGCAGCCGCTGGTCCGGAAAGATACTCCCGAGGCTGTAGACCGCTGGTCTCCGGACCCCGCCGGCTGGTCCAGGGAAGCTGACCAGCGGACGTACTCGCTCGCCGCCGGGTCGGAGCTGCAATGGCTGCGGTATCAGCATCTGATTCCCACCAGTTTTGACTGGGAAGCGGTTGCCGACGGGCAGGCTCCACACAGCCTGCCCCGACCGTCGTTGATTACAGATTACTGCGGCTACAACAGCACCAGCGGAACTCCCAACTCCGACCCCGACGATCATCAGTTCTGGGTCGGCGATCTGACGCTCAATGCTTTGATCGACATTCAACAGGTCAATGGAGCCAATGCGCAACTGGTCCTCGAACTTGTCGAAGGCGCACGCCGGTATCGGGTGCGGATCGACGTGCCATCGGGAACGGCGACGCTGACTCACACGGATGACCTGGCCGGCGACGGGGACGATCGCGAAATCGAGCTGAGCAAGGCGGCGACGCCGATCACGGGCGTCGGGAAGTATCGGGTTTCATTGGCGAACGTCGACGATCGAGTCTGTCTGTGGATCGACGACCGCCTGATCCCGTTCGGGGAAGCCGCCGAGTATCTGCCGCCCCCCGATCCTTCGCCACAGATTGCGGACTTGGTTCCGGTCGGAATTGCCGCGTCGGGTCTGGGGGTGACTGTCGGCGAGCTGCTGCTGCAGCGGGACATTTATTATCGGGCCGAGAGCGTTTCCAACGACTCGACCGGCTACAGCGGACATGATTCCGAGGTGCAGATCTCCGCCCGCGATCTCAACGAGCAACTGACGAATCCCACGGAGTGGGCTCGGCTGTACCGCGAGCGATCGCGGGCCGCGGAGTTTGATCCTCTGGCGGCTGACGAGTACTTCGTGATGGGGGATAACAGTCCGCGCAGCCAGGACAGCCGGCTGTGGCCCAACAGTCGGGACGCCGTCAATCGTCCGGCGGTGAAGCGGAGCGCCCTCCTGGGCAAAGCTTTCTTCATCTTCTGGCCCCACGGCGTACCGTTCCTGAACAACGGTAAGGGCTACGCGTTATTCAATCACACCACCATGCCCCGATCCGAAGTCGAGAATTACCCGAGCGTGACGTTTCCGTTCTATCCGCAGTTCTGGCGGATGCATCGGATTCGGTGA
- the lptB gene encoding LPS export ABC transporter ATP-binding protein has translation MSLLECHGLIKQYPSKRAVDGVSFNVGVGEIVGLLGPNGAGKTTSFRMTCGLVTPTAGKVIFNGQDVTNWPLYRRAQLGMGYLPQDESIFVKLSVEQNIIAVLEFLPLSRKDRQFRLDELLDKFGLTNKRRQIASTLSGGERRRLEIARCLASKPRLILLDEPFTGIDPVTIHSIQDIIADLRNSGISILLTDHRERETLTITDRSYVVFAGKILCSGNAETVLRDENAQALYFGKRFDAESIIESKGVFQTQFTDNSEKNAA, from the coding sequence ATGTCGCTGCTGGAATGTCATGGATTGATCAAGCAGTATCCGTCCAAGCGGGCGGTTGACGGCGTCAGCTTTAATGTGGGCGTTGGCGAAATCGTCGGCCTGCTGGGACCCAACGGCGCCGGCAAGACCACCAGCTTCCGCATGACCTGCGGCCTGGTGACGCCCACCGCCGGCAAGGTGATCTTCAACGGTCAGGACGTCACGAACTGGCCGCTCTATCGACGGGCGCAGCTCGGCATGGGCTATCTCCCGCAGGACGAAAGCATCTTCGTCAAGCTGTCCGTCGAGCAGAACATCATTGCGGTGCTGGAGTTTCTGCCCCTCTCTCGAAAAGACCGCCAGTTCCGACTCGACGAACTGCTCGACAAATTCGGGCTGACGAACAAACGCAGGCAGATCGCCTCCACGCTGTCGGGCGGCGAACGCCGCCGGCTGGAAATCGCCCGCTGCCTGGCGAGCAAGCCCCGGCTCATTCTGCTGGACGAACCGTTCACCGGCATTGATCCCGTGACGATTCACAGTATCCAGGACATCATCGCGGACCTCCGCAACTCGGGAATTTCGATCCTGTTGACCGATCACCGCGAAAGGGAAACGCTGACGATTACCGACCGCAGCTACGTCGTCTTCGCGGGAAAAATCCTCTGCAGCGGCAACGCGGAGACGGTTCTCCGCGACGAAAACGCCCAGGCGCTGTACTTCGGCAAACGCTTTGACGCGGAGTCGATTATCGAAAGCAAAGGGGTCTTTCAAACCCAGTTCACAGACAACTCGGAAAAAAACGCCGCCTAG
- the thiC gene encoding phosphomethylpyrimidine synthase ThiC: MIDRPGSRGYQLPALGLNPSTTAQGTNPGSFALKPTILPGVAGARTFASPDTPGMPAPSNQTAWDFLPEGWSTEELPSGVPVAAPGERVFAHADGAWRRVTFPAGFAPITQLESARLGIVTPQMRRVAEREPHLTAEQVRDEVAAGRLVIPANTVHLGYRLDPMSIGRASKTKVNANMGASPVSSSTDEEVEKLQWAEKWGADTVMDLSTGGDLDACRQALIQNSTVPIGTVPIYSMIIGRKIEQLTPAMILETLEHQARQGVDYFTIHAGVLHEHLSFIRQRLIGIVSRGGSLLAKWMIHHGQQNPMYEHWESICDVMRQYDVTFSIGDGLRPGGLADASDQAQLAELCTLGELTERAWRKGVQVMVEGPGHVPFDQIEYNMKLQRQLCHGAPFYVLGPLVTDIFPGYDHITSCIGATAAAYHGAAMLCYVTPKEHLGLPKKDDVKQGCIAYKIAAHAADVALGIPGTRDRDDELTKARAALNWQKHFDLSFDPDTARAYHDEDLDVDTDFCAMCGHDWCSVRISKEIVEFTSGKDENYQWQRAKVSAALTPEQQEILAKRGVLSPEEIHKLASKTKKAVGAETGQKAVCHSDVVSDAETAQIVQIELTTKS; the protein is encoded by the coding sequence ATGATCGATCGTCCGGGAAGCCGTGGTTACCAGTTGCCTGCTCTGGGGCTGAATCCCTCGACCACCGCTCAGGGGACCAATCCCGGCAGCTTTGCCTTGAAGCCGACGATCCTCCCGGGAGTCGCGGGCGCCCGGACGTTCGCGTCCCCGGATACCCCCGGCATGCCGGCGCCGTCGAATCAGACCGCCTGGGATTTTCTGCCCGAAGGCTGGTCAACCGAAGAACTGCCCAGTGGCGTTCCCGTCGCAGCGCCGGGCGAGCGCGTCTTCGCTCACGCCGATGGCGCCTGGCGACGGGTCACCTTCCCGGCAGGTTTCGCGCCGATCACGCAGCTCGAATCGGCCCGTCTCGGAATCGTCACGCCCCAGATGCGACGTGTCGCCGAGCGCGAGCCGCATCTGACCGCCGAGCAGGTCCGGGACGAAGTGGCCGCGGGCCGGCTGGTGATCCCGGCGAACACGGTCCACCTGGGCTATCGCCTTGACCCCATGTCGATCGGGCGGGCTTCGAAGACCAAGGTCAACGCCAACATGGGCGCCTCGCCGGTCTCGTCGAGCACCGACGAAGAGGTCGAAAAACTGCAGTGGGCGGAGAAGTGGGGCGCGGACACGGTCATGGACCTCTCGACCGGCGGCGACCTCGACGCCTGCCGACAGGCCCTCATCCAGAACAGCACCGTCCCCATCGGCACCGTGCCGATCTATTCGATGATCATCGGCCGGAAGATCGAGCAGCTCACCCCCGCCATGATCCTGGAGACGCTGGAGCACCAGGCCCGGCAGGGTGTCGACTACTTCACGATTCACGCCGGCGTGCTGCACGAGCATCTCTCGTTCATCCGCCAGCGGTTGATCGGCATCGTCAGCCGAGGGGGATCGCTGCTGGCGAAGTGGATGATCCACCACGGCCAGCAGAACCCGATGTACGAGCACTGGGAAAGCATCTGCGACGTGATGCGCCAGTACGACGTCACGTTCTCGATCGGCGACGGCCTCCGGCCCGGCGGACTGGCCGACGCCTCCGATCAGGCCCAGCTCGCTGAGCTGTGCACGCTGGGAGAACTCACCGAACGGGCCTGGCGGAAGGGCGTGCAGGTGATGGTCGAAGGGCCGGGGCACGTGCCGTTCGACCAGATCGAATACAACATGAAGCTCCAGCGGCAGCTCTGCCACGGCGCCCCGTTCTACGTCCTCGGCCCGCTGGTGACCGACATCTTCCCCGGCTACGACCACATCACGAGCTGCATCGGCGCGACGGCCGCCGCTTACCATGGCGCGGCGATGCTCTGCTACGTCACGCCCAAGGAGCACCTGGGACTCCCCAAGAAGGACGACGTCAAGCAGGGTTGCATCGCCTACAAGATCGCCGCCCATGCGGCCGACGTGGCGCTGGGCATCCCCGGCACGCGCGACCGGGACGACGAACTGACCAAGGCGCGGGCCGCCCTGAACTGGCAGAAGCACTTCGACCTGAGCTTCGACCCGGATACCGCCCGGGCCTATCACGACGAAGATCTCGACGTCGACACCGACTTCTGCGCCATGTGCGGCCACGACTGGTGCAGCGTGCGGATCAGCAAGGAGATCGTCGAGTTCACGTCGGGCAAGGACGAGAACTACCAGTGGCAGCGGGCGAAAGTTTCCGCGGCATTGACGCCGGAACAGCAGGAAATCCTGGCCAAGCGAGGCGTCCTCAGTCCGGAGGAAATTCACAAGCTGGCCAGCAAAACGAAGAAGGCGGTGGGTGCGGAAACGGGACAGAAGGCGGTCTGCCACAGCGACGTGGTCAGCGACGCGGAAACGGCCCAGATCGTGCAGATCGAGCTGACGACGAAATCGTAA